The following are from one region of the Methanospirillum hungatei genome:
- a CDS encoding nucleotidyltransferase family protein, with the protein MTERDEVLSILKRKAHDLKDRFGVTNVGLFGSVVRDEAKESSDLDLLIELDPESITYKKYLDLEVYLQSLFPRKIEIVTTDGVSPYILPYISREVVWV; encoded by the coding sequence ATGACAGAACGAGATGAGGTACTTTCAATTTTGAAACGGAAAGCTCATGACTTGAAAGACCGATTTGGTGTGACAAATGTAGGTTTATTCGGTTCTGTAGTACGGGATGAAGCCAAAGAATCCAGTGATCTCGATCTCCTCATTGAACTTGATCCGGAATCCATTACATATAAAAAATATCTTGATCTTGAAGTGTACCTCCAGTCTTTATTTCCAAGAAAAATCGAAATTGTAACTACGGATGGCGTTTCTCCTTATATTCTTCCCTATATTTCCCGAGAGGTAGTCTGGGTATAA
- a CDS encoding MscL family protein yields MALAVAFIMGAPVAARVNSFVDNSIMPFIGVLVPSGDWKTATLALGPVNLGTGPFLAECINFIVIALVVFMIAKKVMGDEKGEKKE; encoded by the coding sequence GTGGCCCTTGCAGTGGCGTTTATCATGGGTGCTCCAGTAGCAGCCCGGGTAAATTCGTTTGTTGACAATAGTATCATGCCGTTTATTGGAGTTCTGGTTCCATCCGGAGACTGGAAGACCGCAACTTTGGCATTGGGACCGGTTAACCTGGGGACAGGTCCGTTTTTAGCTGAATGTATCAATTTTATAGTAATTGCTCTTGTGGTATTCATGATTGCCAAAAAAGTAATGGGCGATGAAAAGGGAGAGAAAAAGGAATGA
- a CDS encoding nucleotidyltransferase domain-containing protein, producing MLNENIIQNVVLQVVLAEHPEKIILFGSYARGEQTDSSDLDILVVFESVPEKGRKMAEIRNAIGRVAPGVGVDILVSTRNEILNPPIGSALYYGIKEGRTVYAAEG from the coding sequence ATGCTTAATGAAAATATTATTCAGAACGTTGTTCTACAGGTGGTGTTAGCGGAGCATCCGGAAAAAATAATTCTTTTTGGTTCATATGCCAGGGGAGAACAAACAGACTCATCTGACCTTGATATTCTAGTTGTTTTTGAATCTGTTCCTGAAAAGGGGAGAAAAATGGCAGAAATTAGAAATGCCATCGGCAGGGTTGCACCTGGAGTGGGTGTGGATATACTTGTAAGTACAAGAAATGAAATCCTGAATCCTCCAATTGGCTCAGCATTATATTATGGTATAAAAGAGGGAAGGACCGTTTATGCAGCGGAAGGATGA
- a CDS encoding DUF86 domain-containing protein produces the protein MKESLPFLYHILDEIQYILDKTGSLNVDDIRLDPDLSRSIPRSLEIIGEAVKNLSPAFRDAHPDIPWNAIAGMRDKLIHGYFGIKWIVVWSVIKHDIPDLDIKIRKIIEEIKAE, from the coding sequence ATGAAAGAGTCACTCCCTTTTTTATATCATATTCTTGATGAAATACAGTATATTCTTGATAAAACCGGATCTCTGAATGTTGATGATATCAGACTTGACCCTGATTTAAGTCGTTCTATTCCCCGTTCTCTTGAGATAATTGGTGAAGCGGTAAAAAACCTCTCTCCTGCATTTCGGGATGCTCATCCGGATATTCCCTGGAATGCCATTGCCGGAATGAGAGATAAACTCATACACGGATATTTTGGAATAAAATGGATTGTAGTATGGTCAGTAATCAAGCATGATATTCCGGACCTGGATATAAAGATCCGGAAGATTATCGAGGAGATAAAGGCAGAATAG
- a CDS encoding nucleotidyltransferase family protein: MTERDEVLSILKREAHDLKDRFGVTNVGLFGSVVRDEAKDSSDLDLLIELDPESITYKKYLDLEVYLQSLFPRKIEIVTTDGVSPYILLYISREVVWV, encoded by the coding sequence ATGACAGAACGAGATGAGGTACTTTCAATTTTGAAACGAGAAGCTCATGACTTGAAAGACCGATTTGGTGTGACAAATGTAGGTTTATTCGGTTCTGTAGTACGGGATGAAGCCAAAGATTCCAGTGATCTCGATCTCCTCATTGAACTTGATCCGGAATCCATTACATATAAAAAATATCTTGATCTTGAAGTGTACCTCCAGTCTTTGTTTCCAAGAAAAATAGAAATTGTAACTACGGATGGCGTTTCTCCTTATATTCTTCTCTATATTTCCCGAGAGGTAGTCTGGGTATGA